The Apium graveolens cultivar Ventura chromosome 11, ASM990537v1, whole genome shotgun sequence genome has a window encoding:
- the LOC141697085 gene encoding uncharacterized protein LOC141697085, which translates to MESSSSSTTNRSTTTNTELFICFSSRNNSMKTSILSPGRARDGPSSLSTSLSRRLRNSGSIKNGQASPMFPTGNKKRGSGFDNPEPSSPKVTCIGQVRVKTKKQGKKMRNLSRRPSGEMSFRKVEHGQIQRQSSVNSVHVHQQECSSHRNQRWVHLPLTICESLRGFGSEFSCLFPCKSSCFSGEKDERDGRESGGGSGSSCVDVFAKWLVAVEDESRERGGERRDIELVVEEDEEDEDEGKVVKRRHVFDGIEIKDYDEERGRVSICIPPKNALLLMRCRSDPVKMEALASRFWEPQLPAEDEEDEGLFNGGEEKVVVDSEKVEVEEEAEMEVFEERRASVSGNIFDEVKKSKVDEVKESVEEVEMEVFEERRASVSGHIFDEVEEKVEQIEEKVEQIEANEVEQEGVKLEIEVLANEVIGEDLIDDEQVQDSEQEKVLEESLHASNEVQCGEEEKVLVEELQNSEEDAVVSEEEKVLEDLQSDEDAQVVEQEEIEDSKIIMEEVEENESSFVTALEVFGNQESEQLVERESRVSCDSIDEANEEKHIRYILLDYKSDDEVSKPEPKEQEPAPALVSQTNDSTDDGEAEKKTQQENQSQTLKAQLELEEEQEESIDSYCTQDDDEVNSNANAALVLDTKTEQETKETEAQKLQKLPDCLLLMMCEPKLSMEVSKETWVCSTDFIRWRPQKKKPHAPPCHNKSSPGTEEQVTEKRKSVDSKNDNPFAALPPLYPVTQNRPALQPGRASCCLPAAGGVSMATMIEQKLVDAVAYEPFVLTRCKSEPMRTASKLAQGACFWKNRAMEPHRRATYGAAGVGC; encoded by the coding sequence ATggagtcttcttcttcttcaacaacAAATAGATCAACAACAACCAACACTGAGCTTTTTATCTGCTTCAGCTCACGTAACAACTCTATGAAAACTTCTATTTTGAGCCCTGGTAGGGCTCGTGATGGTCCAAGCTCACTTTCTACTTCTCTTAGCAGGAGGCTGAGAAATAGTGGGAGTATCAAGAATGGTCAGGCTTCACCTATGTTCCCTACTGGGAATAAGAAACGGGGTTCCGGGTTCGATAACCCGGAACCCTCGTCTCCTAAAGTTACTTGCATTGGGCAAGTTAGGGTTAAGACTAAGAAGCAAGGCAAGAAGATGAGGAACTTGTCGAGAAGGCCTAGTGGGGAGATGAGTTTTAGGAAAGTTGAGCATggtcagattcagagacagagtAGTGTGAATAGTGTTCATGTTCATCAGCAAGAATGTTCTTCTCATAGGAATCAGAGATGGGTCCATTTGCCTTTGACTATTTGTGAGAGTTTGAGAGGGTTTGGGTCAGAGTTTAGTTGCTTGTTTCCTTGTAAATCTTCTTGTTTTTCTGGAGAGAAAGATGAGAGAGATGGGAGAGAGAGTGGTGGTGGAAGTGGTAGTTCTTGTGTTGATGTGTTTGCTAAGTGGTTGGTGGCTGTGGAAGATGAGAGTAGAGAGAGAGGTGGAGAGAGGAGAGATATTGAGTTAGTTGTTGAAGAAGATGAGGAGGATGAGGATGAAGGGAAGGTTGTTAAGAGGAGACATGTGTTTGATGGAATTGagattaaagattatgatgagGAAAGAGGGAGAGTTAGTATATGTATTCCACCTAAGAATGCTTTGTTGTTGATGAGATGTAGATCTGATCCTGTCAAGATGGAAGCTTTGGCTAGTAGGTTTTGGGAGCCTCAGTTGCCtgctgaagatgaagaagatgagggACTGTTTAATGGTGGGGAAGAAAAGGTGGTTGTTGATTCGGAGAAAGTTGAAGTTGAGGAGGAGGCTGAGATGGAGGTGTTTGAGGAAAGGAGAGCTTCTGTTTCAGGTAATATATTTGATGAAGTAAAGAAAAGTAAAGTTGATGAAGTGAAGGAAAGTGTAGAGGAGGTGGAGATGGAGGTGTTTGAAGAAAGAAGAGCTTCAGTTTCAGGTCATATTTTTGATGAAGTAGAAGAAAAAGTTGAGCAAATTGAAGAAAAAGTTGAGCAAATTGAAGCAAATGAAGTTGAGCAAGAAGGTGTGAAGTTGGAAATTGAGGTACTAGCCAATGAAGTAATTGGTGAGGATCTGATTGATGATGAACAGGTGCAAGATAGTGAACAAGAGAAGGTATTAGAGGAGAGTTTGCATGCCAGTAATGAAGTGCAGTGCGGTGAAGAAGAGAAGGTATTAGTAGAGGAATTGCAAAATAGTGAAGAAGATGCAGTGGTTAGTGAAGAAGAGAAAGTGTTAGAGGACTTGCAAAGTGATGAAGATGCACAAGTTGTTGAACAAGAAGAAATTGAAGATAGCAAGATAATAATGGAAGAAGTggaagagaatgaatctagttTTGTGACTGCCCTGGAAGTATTTGGAAATCAAGAAAGTGAACAACTTGTGGAAAGAGAGAGCAGAGTAAGTTGTGATTCAATTGATGAAGCAAACGAAGAGAAACATATCCGGTATATCCTGCTCGACTATAAGTCAGATGATGAGGTTAGTAAACCTGAGCCAAAAGAACAAGAACCAGCGCCTGCATTGGTATCTCAAACAAATGACTCAACTGATGATGGTGAAGCCGAGAAAAAGACTCAACAAGAAAACCAAAGTCAAACTTTGAAAGCCCAGCTAGAACttgaagaagaacaagaagaaagtatagattcatattgcaCACAAGACGATGATGAAGTGAACAGCAATGCAAATGCTGCTCTAGTTTTAGACACAAAAACTGAACAGGAAACAAAAGAGACAGAAGCTCAAAAATTACAAAAGCTGCCTGATTGCTTATTGCTAATGATGTGTGAGCCAAAACTATCAATGGAGGTATCAAAAGAGACATGGGTTTGCAGTACAGATTTCATAAGGTGGCGTCCACAGAAGAAGAAACCTCACGCGCCGCCGTGCCATAACAAGTCCAGTCCAGGAACCGAAGAACAAGTGACTGAAAAAAGAAAGAGTGTCGATTCAAAGAACGATAACCCCTTTGCTGCATTGCCTCCATTGTACCCTGTGACGCAGAACCGTCCGGCGTTACAGCCGGGGAGGGCGTCGTGTTGTTTGCCGGCGGCTGGTGGCGTTTCTATGGCTACAATGATAGAGCAGAAGCTAGTTGATGCGGTGGCTTATGAGCCGTTTGTGCTGACTAGGTGTAAGTCTGAGCCGATGAGGACGGCTTCTAAGCTGGCTCAGGGAGCTTGTTTTTGGAAGAATAGGGCTATGGAGCCGCATAGGAGAGCCACGTATGGCGCGGCTGGGGTTGGGTGTTGA
- the LOC141697523 gene encoding uncharacterized protein LOC141697523: MSEESNPMEEAEAAEPISSTKQPKSKTPRKSKKAQEIDSKKRALKGIELSITKPSYNLQRGLGTLSTDLKSLRWLHLNRLSGFLRKLMGRYNWDEVYGVLSVLLKSTCKDRSPARNRTKYLAALELLKHTDGESSVQKKYQHVFETWMRKLSIHKGWQTKDRFLIQLEFILFCLTQGKTEDANQAVIWLMQEREFTDNPISNLVVGLAFCQDWYDTLCKEFPALDLRGFSVPSQSEMSEPALEMSFDNPRSHVAEEFQEDNYTVNYSDTSIRNDKEMECDEHKKVSIDAVSHRETPHSFHRPQSFYVHSDESDEHEEVTFSGHASILYAQGLEPWLLASRVLYSVKSLDEFLDLQKKVHNESYKGALKYLRAALDSTPPTLEALFPLVQMLLLGDKVKEAMNEVEKFTCSDTTLYARLKASLLEHFDSNNYNYLSTCFEDALKKDPTCTHSLTRLLCMHRQGDYSAEKLLEMVALHLDATYAERNMWKEFASCFLKLSLSEEDRISTCFAGNNEILEEQSRNFNRKSVIVVDSVMGKDWILRCRWWQTRHFSRSILVSELEAGDMQLLTYKAASACHLYGRDFEYVRKVLDCLEKDGNNSDMFSFLQVHMQNSVGFYHNYKRNVN, from the exons ATGTCAGAGGAATCAAATCCCATGGAGGAGGCAGAAGCAGCAGAACCCATATCATCCACAAAGCAGCCCAAATCAAAAACCCCCAGAAAGTCTAAAAAAGCCCAAGAAATCGATTCCAAGAAAAGGGCTCTCAAGGGTATTGAATTATCTATTACGAAGCCTTCTTATAATTTACAGCGTGGCTTAGGAACTTTGAGTACTGATTTGAAGAGCCTGAGGTGGCTTCATCTTAATAGGCTTAGTGGGTTTTTGCGAAAACTTATGGGGAGATATAATTGGGATGAGGTTTATGGTGTTTTGAGTGTGCTTTTGAAGAGTACTTGTAAGGATAGGTCTCCGGCCAGGAATCGTACCAAGTACTTG GCTGCTTTGGAGCTTCTAAAACACACTGATGGTGAAAGTAGTGTTCAAAAAAAATACCAGCATGTATTTGAAACGTGGATGAGAAAGCTTAGCATACACAAAGGCTGGCAGACTAAG GATAGATTTTTGATTCAACTGGAATTCATCCTGTTTTGTCTAACACAGGGGAAGACTGAAGATGCAAATCAGGCTGTTATATG GTTAATGCAAGAACGTGAGTTCACGGACAACCCCATTTCGAACTTGGTTGTAGGCTTGGCGTTTTGTCAGGACTGGTATGATACATTATGTAAGGAGTTTCCAGCATTAGACTTAAGAGGATTTAGTGTACCCAGTCAATCAGAGATGTCAGAACCTGCACTGGAAATGTCATTTGACAATCCTAGAAGTCACGTCGCAGAAGAGTTTCAAGAAGATAATTACACAGTTAATTATTCAGATACCTCTATTAGGAATGACAAAGAAATGGAATGTGATGAGCATAAAAAAGTATCCATTGACGCGGTCAGTCACAGGGAAACTCCCCATAGTTTTCATAGGCCACAAAGTTTTTATGTGCATTCAGATGAAAGTGATGAACACGAGGAAGTTACCTTTTCTGGTCATGCGTCTATTTTATATGCCCAAG GTCTGGAGCCCTGGTTGCTCGCTTCACGGGTGCTTTACTCGGTTAAAAGCTTAGATGAATTCCTTGATTTGCAAAAAAAAGTACATAATGAGTCATACAAGGGTGCATTGAAGTATTTACGTGCTGCACTTGATTCAACCCCTCCAACGCTCGAGGCCTTGTTTCCTTTGGTACAG ATGCTGCTTCTGGGAGATAAAGTCAAGGAGGCTATGAATGAAGTTGAAAAGTTTACTTGTTCAGATACAACACTGTATGCAAG ATTGAAAGCGAGTCTTTTGGAGCATTTTGATAGCAACAACTACAATTATCTTTCAACATGCTTCGAGGATGCTCTGAAGAAAGATCCAACATGTACACACTCCTTGACAAGACTTCTATGTATGCATCGACAGG GGGATTATAGTGCTGAAAAACTGTTGGAGATGGTAGCCTTGCACTTAGATGCTACATATGCAGAACGCAACATGTGGAAAGAGTTCGCTTCTTGCTTCCTTAAGTTGTCTTTGAGTGAAGAAGACAGAATATCAACTTGTTTTGCTGGTAATAATGAAATCTTGGAAGAGCAATCGAGGAATTTCAATAGAAAGTCAGTTATAGTTGTTGACAGTGTTATGGGTAAGGACTGGATATTGCGTTGCAGATGGTGGCAGACCCGTCACTTCAGCCGAAGTATACTTGTGTCAGAATTAGAAGCAG GTGATATGCAGCTTCTAACTTACAAAGCAGCCTCAGCTTGTCATCTTTATGGGCGAGATTTTGAGTATGTTAGGAAGGTGCTGGATTGTTTAGAGAAAGATGGAAATAATAGTGATATGTTCTCATTTTTGCAGGTTCACATGCAGAATTCTGTTGGATTCTATCATAATTATAAAAGGAAtgttaattaa